Proteins from a genomic interval of Nitrospina gracilis Nb-211:
- the msrB gene encoding peptide-methionine (R)-S-oxide reductase MsrB, producing MDKIQKSDKEWQEQLSPEQYRICRQHGTEPAFTGEYWNTKAPGMYHCACCDQPLFDANTKFDSGTGWPSFHSPQTEDAVAEKVDRTLWMRRTEVLCSRCDAHLGHVFNDGPAPTGLRYCINSAALKHKPSGSGG from the coding sequence ATGGATAAAATTCAGAAAAGCGACAAGGAATGGCAGGAGCAACTGAGCCCGGAGCAGTACCGAATCTGCCGCCAGCACGGCACCGAACCGGCCTTCACCGGGGAGTACTGGAACACCAAAGCCCCCGGCATGTACCATTGCGCGTGTTGCGATCAGCCGTTGTTTGACGCGAATACCAAGTTCGATTCCGGCACCGGCTGGCCGAGCTTTCATTCGCCGCAGACGGAAGACGCCGTGGCGGAAAAAGTAGACCGCACATTGTGGATGCGGCGTACCGAGGTGTTGTGTTCGCGGTGCGACGCGCACCTGGGTCATGTGTTCAACGACGGCCCCGCTCCCACGGGCCTGCGCTACTGCATCAATTCCGCGGCGCTGAAACACAAGCCTTCCGGCTCAGGGGGTTGA
- a CDS encoding TIGR03545 family protein, whose product MNGKAGLIRWWGLIPFVVVVGLIAGFLLLFLDSLIESTIEKQGSQALGAQVDVGSVKTSLLDHSIEIRGIEIANAEKLDENIVEVGNFVFNFDLNQAFSKKLIIDELTADGIAFNTKRKTPALPVKKPAKKKEEPKEEGDSGSSLGFGGLDVLKGMQFKSPKEILQNEKLETLERIQQVKSDVDATKTKWEDRIQTRYGKDAIEEIKQKIDGIKQRAKKISGPADIQAITADIQNLRGDIEGRVDEIKNLKSELKAETEKAKAMVRDLKDLPQKDLARLKSKYSLDLKGGTGMVGALVAGPLKDHLNTARRYYEKAKPYLKKKKEPVTPEPETPERGKGLTIEFLKPKPTPDFLVRHGRLSITLFGQQVSGDLKDLSDNQKIHGKPMVVKFDAGNNAKFDRLNLDLTVDRTGSTGRDTLKTRIGGLKLTGFETGKAVKVEQGGADIESTFNIVSEDALTGNIHVQTRDMNMKWTQSESGELADIMQKTLNSVSKFYLNFLVSGTVNDYAVKVESDLDRTLNRAIRGVFDDKVKEFEGKLNAAILEKTQGPLKDSSGALANLVDLRQLLDSRESSLQNLLGEVTQKALLPKLPGPAGDLLKDFKLPF is encoded by the coding sequence ATGAACGGCAAGGCGGGCCTGATCCGCTGGTGGGGACTGATCCCATTCGTGGTCGTGGTGGGGCTGATCGCGGGGTTCCTCCTGTTGTTTCTCGACAGCCTGATCGAAAGCACTATCGAAAAGCAGGGCTCGCAGGCGCTGGGCGCGCAGGTGGATGTGGGGTCGGTGAAAACGTCCCTGCTGGATCATTCCATCGAAATCCGCGGCATCGAAATCGCCAACGCGGAGAAGCTCGATGAAAACATCGTCGAAGTCGGCAACTTCGTCTTCAACTTCGACCTCAACCAGGCCTTCTCCAAAAAACTGATCATCGACGAACTGACGGCGGACGGCATCGCCTTCAACACCAAACGCAAAACCCCGGCGCTCCCGGTCAAGAAACCGGCGAAGAAAAAGGAAGAACCGAAAGAAGAAGGTGACAGCGGTTCCTCGCTGGGATTTGGCGGCCTCGACGTCCTGAAAGGCATGCAGTTCAAATCGCCGAAGGAAATCCTGCAAAACGAAAAGCTGGAAACATTGGAACGCATTCAGCAGGTGAAAAGCGACGTCGATGCGACCAAGACCAAATGGGAAGACCGCATTCAAACCCGATACGGCAAAGACGCCATCGAGGAGATCAAACAGAAGATCGACGGTATCAAGCAACGCGCCAAAAAGATTTCCGGTCCAGCAGACATCCAAGCCATCACCGCGGACATCCAAAACCTGCGGGGTGACATCGAGGGCCGCGTCGATGAAATCAAAAATCTGAAATCGGAACTGAAGGCGGAGACGGAAAAAGCCAAGGCGATGGTGCGGGACCTCAAGGACCTGCCGCAAAAAGATCTCGCACGGTTGAAGAGCAAGTATTCGCTGGATCTCAAGGGCGGCACCGGCATGGTGGGGGCGCTGGTGGCGGGTCCGTTGAAAGACCACCTCAACACGGCACGCCGCTATTACGAAAAAGCCAAACCCTACCTTAAGAAGAAAAAAGAACCCGTGACGCCGGAACCGGAAACACCGGAACGCGGCAAGGGGCTGACCATCGAGTTTCTGAAACCGAAACCCACGCCGGACTTCCTGGTGCGCCACGGCAGACTGTCCATCACGCTTTTCGGTCAGCAGGTTTCAGGCGACCTGAAAGACCTCTCCGACAATCAGAAGATCCATGGAAAACCGATGGTCGTGAAATTCGATGCCGGCAACAACGCAAAGTTCGACCGCCTCAATCTCGACCTCACGGTGGACCGCACCGGCTCCACCGGTCGCGACACATTGAAGACGCGCATCGGGGGATTGAAGCTGACCGGATTTGAAACCGGCAAAGCGGTGAAGGTGGAACAAGGCGGCGCCGACATCGAAAGCACGTTCAACATTGTGAGCGAGGATGCGCTGACCGGAAACATTCACGTGCAGACGCGTGACATGAACATGAAATGGACGCAGTCCGAGAGCGGCGAGTTGGCGGATATCATGCAGAAGACCCTCAACTCGGTCAGCAAGTTTTATCTCAACTTCCTCGTATCCGGAACGGTGAATGATTACGCGGTGAAAGTCGAATCCGATCTCGACCGCACGCTGAACCGGGCCATCCGGGGCGTGTTCGATGACAAGGTCAAAGAATTCGAAGGCAAACTGAACGCCGCCATTCTGGAAAAAACCCAGGGCCCGTTGAAAGATTCCTCCGGCGCGTTGGCCAATCTCGTGGACCTGCGCCAGCTTCTCGATTCCCGCGAATCGTCCTTGCAGAACTTGCTGGGTGAAGTCACGCAGAAAGCCCTGCTTCCCAAACTGCCGGGTCCGGCGGGCGATCTGCTGAAAGACTTCAAACTGCCGTTCTAA
- a CDS encoding tRNA (cytidine(34)-2'-O)-methyltransferase, giving the protein MPHNLNVVLLEPEIPSNTGSIGRLCLATQSTLHLVEPLGFEITDSRLKRAGLDYWQHLDVVRHSNWDAFLKTLPADAPCVFFSKKAKKLYSEHYYRPGSYLIFGKETLGLPENLIDAHPEATVRVPQYDDRVRSLNLSNVVSIAVYEALRQLGY; this is encoded by the coding sequence ATGCCGCACAATCTGAACGTCGTTTTGCTGGAACCGGAGATCCCGTCCAACACGGGGTCCATCGGCCGGTTGTGCCTGGCGACGCAATCCACCCTGCACCTGGTCGAGCCGCTCGGCTTCGAGATCACCGACAGCCGGCTGAAACGCGCCGGACTCGATTACTGGCAGCACCTCGATGTGGTGCGCCACTCAAACTGGGATGCGTTTTTAAAAACCCTTCCTGCGGACGCACCCTGCGTCTTCTTCTCAAAGAAAGCGAAGAAGCTATATTCCGAGCACTACTACCGGCCGGGCAGTTACCTGATTTTTGGTAAGGAAACGCTGGGCCTGCCGGAAAACCTGATCGACGCGCACCCGGAGGCCACTGTGCGCGTGCCGCAGTACGACGATCGCGTGCGGTCGCTCAACCTGTCGAACGTCGTCTCCATCGCCGTGTACGAAGCCCTCCGCCAGCTGGGCTACTGA
- a CDS encoding c-type cytochrome: MLSHRSHLKRTDGPRAKIVLTLLALGLVLAAAPALAAKDCPQPRKTKTAPAKFLKLDIPKNASAQNGETLFQKSAKPMACKMCHGDKGDGKGPLGKALKPAPRNFTCAETMSDISPGQMFWIIKNGSSGTGMVAHGKQMSDKEIWDLVKYIQTSLAK; this comes from the coding sequence ATGCTTTCTCACCGATCCCATTTGAAACGGACCGATGGACCCCGGGCAAAAATCGTACTGACTCTGTTAGCGCTGGGCCTGGTGCTGGCCGCCGCGCCGGCGCTTGCGGCCAAAGACTGCCCGCAACCGCGCAAAACCAAAACTGCTCCGGCCAAGTTTTTGAAGTTGGACATCCCCAAAAACGCCAGTGCCCAGAATGGGGAAACCCTGTTTCAGAAATCGGCCAAACCCATGGCCTGCAAAATGTGTCACGGCGATAAAGGCGATGGCAAGGGGCCGCTGGGCAAGGCGCTGAAACCCGCGCCGCGCAATTTCACCTGCGCCGAAACGATGAGCGATATCTCGCCGGGGCAGATGTTCTGGATCATCAAAAACGGTTCCTCCGGCACCGGCATGGTGGCCCACGGCAAACAGATGAGTGACAAGGAGATCTGGGATCTGGTGAAATACATCCAGACGTCCCTTGCAAAATAA
- a CDS encoding GIY-YIG nuclease family protein, which yields MSDWYVYLVRVRNGSLYTGVTRDVERRLSEHEAGGPRGAKFFRGKGPLELVFQESVGERSQALRAEAAIKKLRKAEKEKLVRGEVALHALLASPDPRIENK from the coding sequence ATGTCGGATTGGTATGTATACCTGGTGCGGGTGCGGAACGGGAGCCTTTACACGGGCGTGACCCGGGATGTGGAACGCCGCCTGTCTGAGCACGAGGCCGGGGGGCCGCGCGGCGCCAAGTTCTTTCGCGGCAAGGGTCCGCTGGAACTGGTGTTTCAGGAGAGCGTGGGAGAGCGCTCACAGGCGCTCCGTGCCGAGGCGGCCATCAAAAAACTGCGCAAGGCGGAAAAGGAAAAGCTGGTTCGGGGCGAGGTAGCGTTGCACGCCCTGCTGGCGTCGCCCGACCCGCGGATCGAGAACAAATGA
- the mltF gene encoding membrane-bound lytic murein transglycosylase MltF: MPLCKQTCLAALILLIASGCSNPLGGNHRSLEDIQESGKLVVLTRNAPTTYHFDAQGNPTGPEYDLVAGFAKRLGVEPQFIIKDSMTEILDAINNGEGDLAAAGITKTKVRGKQFLFGPTYQEVTQQVVCRRHNVQPDSLKELIEQKVNLVVVAGTSYEENLERLKSKHPGLNWEVTTDADTEEIFEQVWEKEIDCTVADSTIVKINRRYFPELTVQFDLTQPEPLAWVLPQSADDLREEIDNWLTEFSRSGDFDSVMAKYYKYIPKFDYVNIATFKRHIRKRYPNYKDLFEKASERFGLPHNLLAAQAYQESHWNPRAKSPTGVRGIMMLTLVTAKSLGVKNRMDAKASIMAGAQYLHELKQRFHKKIPEPDRTYLALAAYNVGRGHMHDAQKLARELGKDPYSWAELREVLPLLSQKKYYKKLKYGYARGREPVRYVQRIRDYANILAREIQ, encoded by the coding sequence ATGCCGCTCTGCAAACAAACATGTCTTGCCGCTCTGATTCTCCTCATCGCCTCGGGATGCAGCAATCCCCTGGGGGGAAACCATAGAAGCCTGGAGGACATCCAGGAATCCGGCAAGCTGGTGGTCCTCACCCGCAATGCCCCCACCACCTATCATTTCGACGCGCAGGGCAACCCCACCGGGCCGGAATACGATCTTGTCGCCGGATTCGCCAAAAGGCTGGGTGTCGAGCCGCAATTCATTATCAAGGATTCGATGACCGAAATCCTCGACGCCATAAATAATGGCGAAGGAGATCTTGCCGCCGCGGGCATCACCAAAACCAAAGTGCGGGGCAAACAGTTCCTGTTTGGCCCCACCTACCAGGAAGTGACGCAACAGGTCGTGTGCCGCCGCCACAACGTGCAACCGGACTCGCTGAAGGAGTTGATTGAGCAGAAAGTGAACCTGGTGGTGGTGGCGGGGACCAGCTATGAGGAAAATCTGGAGCGCTTGAAATCCAAACATCCGGGCCTCAACTGGGAAGTCACCACCGATGCGGATACGGAGGAAATCTTTGAACAGGTCTGGGAAAAGGAAATCGATTGCACCGTCGCCGATTCCACCATCGTGAAAATCAACCGCCGTTATTTTCCCGAGCTCACCGTGCAGTTCGACCTCACCCAGCCCGAACCGCTGGCATGGGTTCTGCCGCAGTCAGCCGACGATTTGCGTGAAGAAATTGACAACTGGCTCACGGAATTCAGCCGCAGTGGCGACTTCGACTCGGTCATGGCAAAGTACTACAAGTACATTCCAAAATTCGATTACGTCAACATCGCCACCTTCAAACGGCATATCCGCAAGCGCTACCCGAACTACAAGGACCTGTTCGAGAAAGCTTCGGAAAGATTCGGCCTGCCGCACAACCTGCTCGCGGCACAAGCGTACCAGGAATCCCATTGGAACCCGCGCGCCAAAAGCCCGACAGGCGTGCGCGGCATCATGATGCTCACGCTGGTCACCGCCAAATCGCTGGGAGTGAAAAACCGCATGGATGCAAAGGCCAGCATCATGGCTGGGGCGCAGTATCTGCATGAGCTCAAACAACGGTTTCACAAGAAAATTCCGGAACCCGACCGCACCTACCTGGCCCTCGCCGCCTACAATGTGGGCCGCGGCCACATGCACGACGCGCAGAAGCTGGCGCGCGAGCTGGGAAAGGACCCGTACTCCTGGGCGGAGTTGCGGGAAGTGCTTCCCTTGCTCAGCCAAAAAAAATATTATAAAAAGCTGAAATACGGATATGCCCGCGGGCGGGAACCGGTCCGCTACGTGCAACGCATACGGGACTACGCCAACATCCTGGCGCGGGAGATCCAATAA
- a CDS encoding YfhO family protein, with the protein MDPKDNASIPFLSRWTAELDRRGNDFYFFLHLIIAAFCFSPFFLFGHIFAGGFDGIHLNLPMMIQAKRNLLDGTLDLWNPYLSGGMSTTLYALFPELNPLRWPLFLVPESHLFFAFTLYQFFAFYLTGVVSYLLFQEEFHNRKWAFFASVTFLLSGFTMWGLTSVGGVNLWLMMLVSLYLIWSYERRGLMANFIWLTLSLFVMLICDNLVYAVNALFLIGLLAVYRLISHFPKGQRIQPLLIGLAAMTVSGLWIMPHLLPFLVDLKQLATPPNRYPLFFIEAPNFWLRLLVPEVFGINDVTEAGVIASLGITKDQPWAPHYFGIVAGLLAVLGLCLPLKGRANFWAGYVVVVFLAFVGWNEPFETLMKILFWPYFHMSLFLLLPPIGFCMFVGHVGCQLEGTPSQTLMTGRQQFVLFFTVIALAGVAGMIWTLFYSWPFSAARPVLILFLAVMSGWCWMTAHHPEKAHRVTTAIAVAALLAPALCWPVLADGSPDLLHDGTTLYFAVTLYTSLALIFLFCMAIMKNGLGRRPFFQMVSGGVLALLLGVTLGAWVETPLKFLSKPAVGLIGLMGLGKLFIVFGAFLLILIYRRQQRITANTAFCLLAALLILDLVPAFKLHSFYVMNPFYAGSTLYPQARPLHLEDGRAVSLSDLELQHYRVNRPAGLLRPPLFEAMFGRDEPLSAYWQLYGVRSYGGYVNLTSHYYTRLYNNFNKLKLWKGAYTDQTDPRFLDLFGVKYAYRPDTGVLHVRPEPLSRFMWFSRYEVLELEDDALKRLKAPEFDPRQILILNTDPGLPDMQAGEGRRLDYETVTSDELRVSVSSAQPGLVFFNDSYHPGWQAAVNGTAAPILRAHHNFMAVAVPAGPAEVVFRFAPPPFGAGIKLAGVGLLVFALAALRIRVEEKKQSAGASRPSGVEPNDPAKPQPLLQRHPKTLRGLGALLILSLIQLFFNF; encoded by the coding sequence TTGGATCCCAAAGACAACGCATCCATTCCCTTCCTGTCCCGCTGGACGGCCGAGCTGGATCGCCGCGGCAACGATTTTTATTTCTTTCTGCACCTGATCATCGCGGCGTTCTGCTTTTCCCCGTTTTTCCTGTTCGGGCATATCTTTGCCGGCGGGTTCGACGGCATCCATCTCAACCTGCCGATGATGATCCAGGCAAAACGCAACCTGCTCGACGGCACGCTGGACCTGTGGAACCCATACCTCTCCGGTGGCATGAGCACCACGCTCTACGCCCTGTTCCCGGAACTCAACCCCTTGCGCTGGCCGCTGTTTCTGGTGCCTGAGTCCCACCTGTTTTTCGCATTCACCCTTTACCAGTTCTTCGCGTTCTACCTGACCGGCGTGGTTTCCTACCTGCTGTTCCAGGAAGAATTTCACAACCGCAAGTGGGCGTTTTTCGCCTCGGTAACATTTCTGCTTTCGGGATTCACCATGTGGGGGCTCACCTCCGTCGGCGGCGTCAACCTGTGGTTGATGATGCTGGTCTCGCTGTACCTGATCTGGTCTTACGAACGACGCGGTCTCATGGCGAATTTCATCTGGCTGACCCTGTCGCTTTTCGTGATGCTGATCTGCGATAACCTGGTGTACGCCGTCAACGCGCTGTTCCTGATCGGGCTGCTTGCGGTGTACCGGCTGATCTCGCACTTTCCGAAAGGGCAACGCATACAGCCGCTTCTCATCGGTCTGGCCGCCATGACGGTGAGCGGATTGTGGATCATGCCACACCTTCTGCCGTTCCTGGTCGATCTGAAACAACTGGCCACGCCGCCCAACCGCTATCCCCTGTTTTTCATTGAAGCGCCGAACTTCTGGCTCCGCCTGCTCGTCCCAGAGGTGTTCGGCATCAACGACGTCACCGAGGCGGGGGTCATCGCCTCTTTGGGCATTACCAAAGATCAGCCCTGGGCGCCGCATTACTTCGGCATCGTGGCGGGACTGCTGGCGGTGCTGGGATTGTGCCTGCCGCTCAAAGGCCGCGCCAATTTCTGGGCGGGGTACGTGGTCGTGGTGTTTCTGGCTTTCGTCGGCTGGAACGAACCGTTCGAAACGCTGATGAAAATCCTGTTCTGGCCGTATTTTCACATGAGCCTGTTTCTGCTGTTGCCGCCCATCGGGTTCTGCATGTTCGTCGGCCACGTGGGCTGTCAATTGGAGGGCACCCCTTCCCAAACCCTCATGACCGGTCGCCAGCAGTTTGTCCTTTTCTTTACAGTCATCGCGCTTGCGGGAGTGGCGGGGATGATCTGGACGCTTTTCTACTCGTGGCCATTCAGCGCAGCCCGGCCGGTATTGATCCTGTTCCTGGCGGTGATGTCGGGGTGGTGCTGGATGACGGCGCACCATCCAGAGAAAGCACACCGCGTGACCACAGCCATCGCTGTCGCCGCACTGCTCGCACCCGCCTTGTGCTGGCCGGTTCTGGCGGACGGGTCGCCGGACTTGTTGCATGACGGCACCACCCTTTATTTTGCGGTGACGCTCTACACGTCGCTCGCGTTGATCTTTCTGTTCTGCATGGCGATCATGAAGAACGGTCTCGGACGGCGCCCGTTTTTTCAAATGGTGAGCGGCGGCGTACTCGCCTTACTGCTGGGGGTGACGCTGGGCGCCTGGGTGGAGACGCCCCTGAAATTTTTATCGAAGCCGGCAGTCGGACTGATCGGGCTGATGGGTCTGGGCAAGCTGTTCATCGTGTTCGGTGCGTTTCTTTTGATTTTGATTTACCGCCGTCAGCAACGCATCACCGCCAACACCGCCTTCTGTCTGCTGGCGGCCCTGTTGATCCTCGACCTGGTCCCGGCGTTCAAGCTCCACAGCTTTTATGTCATGAATCCGTTTTACGCCGGTTCCACCCTGTACCCGCAAGCCCGTCCTCTGCACCTGGAAGACGGGCGCGCCGTATCTCTCAGCGATCTCGAGTTGCAACACTATCGCGTCAACCGTCCGGCGGGCCTGCTGCGTCCACCCTTATTCGAGGCCATGTTCGGCCGTGACGAACCGTTGAGCGCCTACTGGCAGTTGTACGGCGTGCGCTCGTACGGTGGTTACGTCAACCTGACTTCCCACTATTACACAAGGCTCTATAACAACTTCAATAAACTGAAATTGTGGAAAGGCGCTTACACCGACCAGACGGATCCACGCTTCCTCGATCTGTTCGGTGTGAAGTACGCATATCGTCCGGATACCGGCGTCCTGCACGTGCGGCCGGAACCGCTGTCGCGCTTCATGTGGTTCTCCCGTTATGAAGTGCTGGAACTCGAGGACGATGCATTGAAACGACTCAAGGCACCGGAGTTCGACCCCAGGCAAATCCTCATCCTGAATACCGATCCCGGCCTGCCGGACATGCAGGCCGGTGAAGGTCGCCGCCTGGATTACGAAACCGTCACTTCCGATGAACTGCGCGTTTCCGTTTCCTCTGCCCAACCCGGGCTGGTGTTTTTCAACGACAGCTATCATCCTGGGTGGCAGGCCGCTGTTAACGGCACCGCGGCGCCGATCCTGCGCGCGCATCACAACTTCATGGCGGTGGCGGTGCCGGCGGGTCCGGCCGAGGTAGTGTTCCGTTTCGCACCGCCCCCTTTCGGTGCAGGGATCAAGCTGGCCGGTGTCGGGCTCCTTGTGTTTGCACTGGCGGCGCTTCGCATTCGAGTGGAAGAAAAAAAGCAGAGCGCCGGAGCCTCTCGACCTTCTGGCGTCGAACCCAATGACCCCGCAAAACCGCAACCCCTGTTGCAACGTCATCCGAAAACCCTGCGCGGCCTGGGTGCGTTGCTGATCTTGAGCCTCATTCAACTGTTTTTTAATTTCTGA
- a CDS encoding FKBP-type peptidyl-prolyl cis-trans isomerase, translated as MIKKDSVVTLSYSLKNKEGAELDQAGADQPLVYLHGKGQIIPGLETGLEGLNSGDKKDITVQPEDAYGSVNPSLVMEIERKHFPPDVDIQPGMQFTADMGEKQQIFTVLSVGDEQVKIDANHPLAGETLHFSIEILEVREATKEELDHGHAHTGNEHGH; from the coding sequence ATGATTAAGAAGGATTCTGTCGTCACACTCAGCTACTCTTTGAAAAACAAGGAAGGCGCCGAACTGGATCAAGCCGGGGCGGACCAGCCTCTGGTGTACCTGCACGGCAAAGGGCAGATCATCCCCGGGCTGGAAACCGGCCTCGAAGGCTTGAACTCCGGCGATAAGAAAGACATCACCGTGCAACCGGAGGATGCCTACGGAAGCGTCAACCCCAGCCTGGTGATGGAGATCGAGCGCAAGCATTTCCCCCCGGACGTGGACATCCAGCCCGGCATGCAGTTCACCGCCGACATGGGTGAAAAACAGCAGATCTTCACCGTCCTCTCCGTAGGCGACGAGCAGGTGAAGATCGACGCCAACCATCCGCTCGCCGGCGAGACCCTGCATTTCTCCATCGAGATTCTGGAAGTGCGCGAGGCTACGAAGGAAGAGCTGGATCACGGTCACGCCCATACCGGCAACGAGCATGGACATTGA
- a CDS encoding glycosyltransferase family 39 protein, whose product MTPRIRKILLWFFPGPGLTLLVFIYLTVVSWQRWADPIIDFGQQAYLPWVLSEGAVLYRDVDDFHGPLAAYVHALLFYLFGPGIVYLAVFNLILIVLTAILLNAFLKHLAPAPAARLGQITFVGAFAFACHRGWAGLNFVTPYVYDLTYGVMLSFAALYLFVWDMDRLRPQTWLAIGLVWGLAFLTKVEVFVALSASLMFGLVAWHYAKSIECGRCLRNGMLIAVGWVIPFACFLLYFAVQMPLGDAVQSLLSPYARVFHPGVKKIAFYSSILGTSSLGESLAAMGVHLSAFLIVGYTLHRINRAFTLPENRIRTFQIAAVVTTLAGLWALYPLIPWLEITRSFPLALIVIFALGAARFFKSENRRHFVLTHLPFWVLMGFALAMTLKVILNLKMHHIGFALALPATLAMIVLVFGCWLPRVDPAPPARSLLQPVIYAAFLFTIGVFVHLSSSHYAHKTFPVGRGPDMIYDYTPRGKDHTGHFITRGLVLQYAMEWLDARMKPTDTLLTLPDAMMLNYQLKRRFPTRDTAFNPLAILLDRELAMLARLKQSLPDYVALVHADHSHFGFPFFGKNYGTALNQWVQTEFERVQQIGPPPFTQEGFGISIYKRRTGP is encoded by the coding sequence ATGACCCCACGTATCCGCAAAATCTTGTTATGGTTTTTTCCGGGCCCCGGCCTGACCCTCCTCGTTTTTATTTATTTGACGGTGGTGAGCTGGCAGAGGTGGGCCGACCCGATCATCGACTTCGGTCAACAGGCATACCTGCCCTGGGTGCTGTCGGAAGGTGCGGTGTTGTACCGGGACGTCGATGACTTCCACGGCCCGCTTGCCGCCTACGTGCATGCGCTCCTCTTTTATCTGTTCGGCCCCGGCATCGTGTACCTCGCGGTGTTCAACCTCATTCTGATCGTCCTGACCGCCATCCTGCTGAACGCATTTCTGAAACACCTCGCCCCGGCGCCCGCCGCGCGGCTGGGTCAGATCACGTTTGTCGGGGCGTTCGCCTTCGCCTGCCACCGGGGCTGGGCGGGGCTGAACTTCGTCACGCCTTACGTGTACGACCTCACCTATGGGGTTATGCTGAGTTTCGCGGCGCTGTACCTGTTTGTGTGGGACATGGACCGATTGCGTCCGCAAACCTGGTTGGCCATCGGGTTGGTGTGGGGACTCGCGTTCCTCACCAAAGTGGAGGTGTTCGTTGCGTTGTCGGCGTCCCTCATGTTCGGACTGGTGGCATGGCATTACGCGAAGTCCATCGAATGCGGGCGTTGTCTGCGAAACGGAATGCTTATCGCAGTGGGTTGGGTCATCCCTTTCGCATGTTTTCTTTTGTATTTCGCTGTGCAGATGCCGTTGGGCGACGCGGTGCAATCTCTGCTTTCTCCCTACGCCCGCGTGTTTCATCCCGGAGTGAAAAAAATCGCCTTTTATTCCTCCATCCTGGGCACCTCTTCTTTAGGCGAATCGCTTGCCGCCATGGGAGTGCATCTGTCCGCTTTTTTGATTGTGGGGTACACCCTGCACAGAATCAACCGGGCCTTCACATTGCCGGAAAACCGGATTCGGACATTCCAGATCGCCGCCGTCGTCACCACTCTGGCCGGCCTGTGGGCCCTCTATCCTCTCATCCCCTGGCTGGAGATCACCCGATCCTTTCCGCTTGCCCTTATCGTCATTTTCGCTCTGGGTGCCGCCCGGTTTTTTAAGAGTGAGAACCGCAGGCATTTTGTTTTGACCCACCTGCCGTTCTGGGTGCTGATGGGGTTTGCGCTGGCGATGACGCTCAAGGTGATTTTGAATTTGAAGATGCACCACATCGGTTTCGCATTGGCCCTGCCCGCCACGCTGGCCATGATCGTCCTCGTATTCGGGTGCTGGTTGCCGCGCGTGGACCCGGCTCCGCCTGCCCGCTCCTTACTGCAACCGGTGATCTACGCCGCATTTCTGTTCACCATCGGTGTGTTCGTGCATCTTTCGTCCAGCCACTACGCCCACAAAACATTTCCTGTAGGCCGGGGACCGGACATGATTTACGATTACACCCCGCGGGGGAAGGACCACACCGGCCACTTCATCACCCGCGGCCTGGTTTTGCAATATGCGATGGAGTGGCTTGATGCCCGCATGAAACCCACCGACACACTGTTGACCCTGCCGGATGCCATGATGCTCAACTACCAGTTGAAACGCCGCTTCCCGACACGCGACACCGCCTTCAACCCGTTGGCCATTCTGCTTGATAGAGAGCTGGCCATGCTGGCGCGGTTGAAACAATCGCTACCGGACTACGTCGCGCTGGTGCATGCGGACCATTCGCATTTCGGTTTCCCCTTCTTCGGGAAAAATTACGGCACGGCGCTGAACCAGTGGGTGCAAACCGAGTTTGAACGGGTGCAACAGATCGGGCCGCCGCCGTTCACGCAGGAAGGGTTCGGCATCTCCATTTACAAACGGCGCACCGGCCCCTGA
- a CDS encoding CBS domain-containing protein: MTTGNTVGDQMSKTLFFTGPETTAFDAVDKMYQNKVSALLIQIDGEFKGIFTKTDWMHLTMGGQADPHKVKVGDLMSSPIITIDRKETVGRATMLMEEKVIRHLAVTDNGKVVGMLSVKDLEKFYYKMHQKTNF, from the coding sequence ATGACCACCGGAAACACCGTAGGCGACCAGATGAGCAAGACCCTGTTCTTCACGGGGCCGGAGACCACCGCCTTCGATGCGGTGGACAAGATGTATCAGAACAAGGTGAGCGCCCTGCTCATTCAGATCGACGGGGAATTCAAGGGCATCTTCACCAAAACCGACTGGATGCACCTGACCATGGGAGGCCAGGCCGACCCGCACAAAGTGAAAGTCGGCGACCTGATGAGCTCGCCCATTATCACCATCGACCGCAAGGAGACGGTCGGGCGCGCCACTATGCTGATGGAAGAAAAGGTCATCCGTCACCTCGCCGTCACCGACAACGGCAAGGTCGTCGGCATGCTGTCGGTGAAAGACCTCGAGAAGTTTTATTACAAGATGCACCAGAAAACCAATTTCTAA